The proteins below come from a single Calditrichota bacterium genomic window:
- a CDS encoding Plug domain-containing protein — MPFALALFTSTSLQSAVLAGDQRFLSTSIPADSTGEPVSLPDAVVTSSLIREQPGRMVSLSRFEWELRGVRTVGEALALLPGVTLLDAGAFVRISLRGAPPRMTLVELDGIPHNDP; from the coding sequence TTGCCGTTCGCGCTCGCGCTATTCACCTCGACATCGCTCCAATCAGCCGTTCTTGCGGGCGATCAGCGATTTCTCTCCACATCTATCCCTGCCGACTCAACCGGTGAGCCGGTCTCCCTACCTGATGCCGTCGTCACCAGTTCCTTGATCCGGGAGCAGCCCGGCCGGATGGTCTCGCTCTCCCGATTCGAGTGGGAGTTGCGCGGTGTCAGGACCGTGGGCGAAGCCCTCGCCCTCCTTCCGGGTGTAACCCTGCTCGACGCCGGCGCTTTCGTGCGGATATCTTTGCGCGGTGCGCCACCGCGGATGACCCTTGTCGAACTCGACGGTATCCCGCATAACGATCCCA